The Puniceicoccus vermicola genome segment TACCTGAACTGTTTCTGTAAGGGGTGCCCAGGAGAAACGCGTCTGGACTCGCACTGGGGAGAACTACGCAGGAGAGAACGCGGACGACGCTTGAGAGAGCTGGAAGCTCTCACTACTTTGAGAGAACCCTTGCTTTCTAGGGGGGGCGGTGACTTCAATGAGTCTTCTACTTTTGGGGATGAAGCCGCGAAATATGTCCCGAGCAATAGTGGCGGGAATTCGATAATCAGATTGCGCGGATCACTCAGGATCCCGGCGTCGTTTGGGCAGAGCTACCTGAACTGTTTCTGTAAGGGGCAGCCAGGTGTGACGCGTCTGAACTCGCGCTGGGGAGAGCTACGCAGGAGAGAATACGGACGACGCTTGAGAGAGCTGGAAGCTCTCACTACTTTATCCCGTTCCAACGTAGGGGAGTAGCTTCAGCTGCCCCCCCGCGGACGATCGGCTATTCCCCTCATTTCAGTACCACTTGCAAAGTCGGAACCGGCCAGCTTCGCGCACGACACACGAGAGAGCCGCTCCTGCGTGAGAGAGCTGGAAGCTCTCACTACTTTATCCCCGTTCCAACGTAGGGGAGTAGCTTCAGCTGCCCCCCCGCGGACGATCGGCTAATTCCCTCATTTCAGACGAGAGAGCCGCTCCTGCGTGAGAGAGCTGGAAGCTCTCACTACTTTATCCCCGTTCCAACGTAGGGGAGTAGCTTCAGCTGCCCCCCCGCGGAGGATCGGCTATTTTCCTCATTTCAGCACCACTTGCAAAGTCGGAACCGGCCAGCTTCGCGCACGGCGCACGAGAGAGCCGCTCCTGCGTGAGAGAGCTGGAAGCTCTCACTACTTTGAATACATCCTAGGGTTTCGGCTCTCTAGGGAGCGGCAACTTCAGCGCTGACCGTGACAAACTCGGAGACCGTTTCCTTGGCAATTTCCTGAAGGGAGGTCTTTTGCTCTTCGGTCATGCCTTTGGGCGCAAAAGTCACAGTAGTTGGATCGATACCGAAGAAGAACTCATTCCAAATGAGTCCACCGAGATATTCACCATTCTGATTGGCGTGAAAACCATCATTTCCGACATACCACTCCCCTTCCTTATTCTTTCTCCAAAAGAAAACATTGTGAAGACTCTTGCTCTGGTCTGGAAGGTTGTCCTTATCCTCGGGATAGACCAACGTTTTCACATCGATATCGGTCGCTTCATAATCCCAGACGGGTGATTCCTTGGCATTCTGAAAAGCCGTTCCCACCGGAATGAGCTTCAATCCATATTCCTCCGCAACCTGGGTATAAGCGGCATGGAGCTTTTCGTACATCTCTTTTGGATCGAGCCCCCAATCCGTATACCGATAACTATCGATGCTGTGCGGCCAAGTCTCGTGAATGACGATCTCGGCGTCCGGTGCATACTGATGGATGTAATCAATCAGCTTTTCCGCGTATGGATAGTAAGTCTCGATCTTGTAGCTCTTGGTGCTGACCTGCTGGATGGTCACATAGTCCCAAATGCCGTCCTGCAACATTTCCTTCAGGGAAACGTTCTTCTGGATCGTTTTCCCATTCATGTTGTAAGAATACTTCTTCCCATCTTCGGGATTGGCTTCATGCGCTTCGGCCAATTTCACGTGTTTATCCAAAGGGCACCCGCCGATGTAGGCATAAGCGACATCGGCCTCGACCGACGGCTCCGAAGCGACGATCTGAGGAAGGAACCGCATCGCATTGCGAGTAAAACTGTTCCCGACCCCGAGGATCCGGATCTTTCCGTCATCCCCTTCGGCACTGACGGAAGATACGAGCACCGCCAGGAGAAGAACAGACGCGACCGCCGCACTCGAAGAACGGAACGAAACCTTCACGAAAGGTCTGAGTAGGCGAAACAGAATGGAACAATCAGGAGAAGCGTTCGATGACATAGGCCCCGCAGTTTTCACGGAACCGTCGAACCGGGCCAGAAAAATTTCCAGCAATGTCGGCTAAGAGAAGCTGCTAATTCGATCGATCAGATTCTCTGATGGCAGAAATTCGGAGGTTCTTCGGCCTCCGTTATGCTTTCTCAGGAAAGGTTTCTTTCTGAGAAAACTCCCGAGTCACGACCTCAAAGACCGGCTTTTTTTCACCATTCGGTCCAACCAGCCCCTTTCGATTCCAACCCTTCTGGAACCCATTCGCCCGCAGAGTGCTCCGGAAATCCTTAAGGGCCCACGGAGTCCAACCGCTGAGCTCACGGCAGCGTCCGAAAAGCGCGATCTGCTCTTCGTAAATGGCTTTCTGACTATCCAGATTCCAAAGTTCGTCCTCTTTTCCCGAGACTCCGAGCGGTCCTGCCGCTCCAAATTCCGTCACGAAGAGAGGCTTACTTCCCACGACAATATTCGCCTCGGGAAGTTCCTGCAGGGGGGGACTATACCAGCCCCCATATTCATTCAGGCCCACTACATCGACAAACTCGTAGATCGAGTGGTCGACTGATTCCACATCATAGGCTTTCCCAGAATAGGGAGCATTGAAGGCGGCCGTACTGGGAATTCCCGGATCCATTTTCTTAATTGCCCGAAAGGCTTGCCCCATCGTCGACTTGCGCCCCGGCCGATCCCAAGTCTCGTTGGCCAAGGCATGGCAGAGGATACAAGGATGCCCTCGGCTCCCCTCCACCATCCGCACAGCCAGATCATAGATCAACCTCTTCGTCCTCTCATCTTTGTAAGTGATCTCCCAATAAACGGGAATCTCATCCCAAACGAGAAGCCCCCGCTCGTCACACTCCTCGAGCCATTGCTCGTCGTAAGGATAGTGAGCGAGACGCAGGAAATTGCAGCCCGTTTCCTGTGCCAAATCGATGAGTTTACGAATATCCCGCGGGCTGCGCGGTTTGCCTCCTTGCGCACCGAGCCTTTCTTCATGCAGTGCGATTCCTTTCAGATAGAAAGGTTTGCGGTTCACTCGTAGCTCCGTGCCCTCCCACTCTACCTGCTTAAACCCAATTTTTTGCGCAATTGAATCCATCACCTCGCCTCCTTTCAGGAGCGTCACCTGAGCCTGATACAGGCGTGGGGAGCCGGGCTCCCATAGTTCAACCGCGAGATCCTTCAACTTCAGCCGCATCCCGCGCTTGGTTACCTTCTTCTCACGAAAGAAACCAATTTCAGGAATCTCGATCCTGAGCATGCACTCTGATAGGTCCTCCCCTCCGTCGATGAAAAGCGAACACTTACCCTCGACAGTCGCACCGGAGCGATTCATCTCCAAGATTTGGGTTTGATGATAGGAAGCCTCACGAATAAACGTCTGCGGGGTGGAGACCAACCGGACGGACCGAATCAGTCCGCCGTAATTAAACCAGTCGTAGCGCTCGGAGGGGATTCGATGCGCCAGGCGTCGGGCGTCCACTCGGATCACCAGCAAATTTTCTTCTTTCAGCTTCTCTGGATTGATTTCGAACGAAAGTGGCAGAAACGGCATCTCAGCAGAACCGATCGGCTCCCCATTCCACCAAACATCGACGGCGTAATTCACTCCATCCAGCCGAAGAAAGACTCGTCCCTCATTCTGCCAAGCTTCAAGCTCCTTAGCGGTCAGCTTCACCCGCTTGGCATACCAGCCGAATCCCTCAAATAAGAGATACTCCTTTTCCTGCGTATTCCAATCTCCGGGGACCGAGATCTCGGAAAAGGCATCTACGTCGTACTCGATGGCTCGGTTGTCGAGTTTGGGATTCAACCCTTCGAAAACGTTTCGGCTCCTCTTGAGGCCAAAGGCTCCCATATTATCCGCGAAAAATCCCCATTTACCATCCAGCGAATAGCTCGGCCGGTCATTCAATTGGAGGTAACCCGCGTCTTTGGCGGAATTGCGTTTTTTATCTTTCATCGAGACCTAATAATAAACCTGCTTCACATCAATGCGGTCATCATCATCCAACTCCTTCGTGATGAAAACCAAAGCCGAGCGCCCTGAACGGACAGACCAGGAAGAAGAGTACGCCACCTTCAAATCATCAGGTTTCTCACTCACCTGAATCGCCATAGCGATCCTCTGTCCACCCGATTCAGGAATGTCGGTCTGAATCGTGTTTTCATCGCGGGGTGAGATTTTGAACCGCTCTTCCCCGAACTTCACATACACGGGGTATTCGGAAAGATTGATGAAACGATACTGATTACGCTCGGCTCCGTCGCGGGAAAAGGGAACCGGAAAGATGCGGTAGGATACGGAGTCATCGCTTGGGTTTTCTACGAAAATGAGCAACTGCTCTTCTCCCGAAGTCGGACGAAATACCGCCGCGGTCTGCTCGATCGGATTCCCGAGGTCATCCTGACCCAGCACTCGGTAAAACCGAATCGGAAACGTTCCCCGATATTCGTTTGCGATCGAGGGAGCTCCATTGGGAATACGAAGCGAGAATTCCTCCCCATCGACATTCCGATAGAAGAGATCGCCGATGTATCGACTCCAACTCATGGTCGTGAATTTAAAATTCCGGACCTCATCGGACTGAGCGTTCAGCGAAGGGATTGCTAGAGGTCCACCCGTCACGAGAAGAACCAAGAGGAAAAAAATTGGACGCGTCATAAGTGAAATCTAAATAGCATTGTCTTCGGACCAAGAGAACGAAACGACCTTGAATTTCCGCCCGAAGGGACTTGCGGGGAGGATAAAATCATCCATGTCCGCATCGGTAATGGTCCCCCCAGCAAAATCGGCAGGATCGGGAATCCGCTGAACAACCGCCTCGCACCAAACCCGGGAGGTAACGGAATCGTTGATCGGGTTCACCACGTCTCCGTAAGCCCTGATTTTAAAGGTATCCGATCGCACGGTAAGAAGAGGAGCTAACTTCTGAAGAATGTCGCCCTGGAGAAGGTGACCCGGAAAACCCATACTGCTATGATCGTTCGCGGAAAGATTCTCATCCATCAAATTTTGAAATTCATCAAAGCTCACGACGACCTCGCCATCGATATCTTCATTCGTAAAATCATTCAGTCCATTGTTCTGATCCAAAGCGGCTTGAAGAGCTCCCTTTTTGGCCCGCTCCGTATTGTTCAGCTCGCGATTAACGAAGGACGCAAGGGAGAGAAATGGACCTCGTTCCTTGATCTGATCGACGACGGCTTCCGCCAGGCTGGCAACCTCGCTTTCCGAAAGACTTCTAAATCCCGCCCAATATTCTGGAGCGGTGGAAGCGTCACTGGAATCGAAACGGCCGCGGGAGTTCTGTTCGAACCGCGAATAAATCATCCCGGTTTCCAGAGAGGTCGAGTCGGCATCCGCTAGCTCTCCGTAGGTTGGAATCCGCAAATTAAAGGAACTTCCGAGAATCGCTTTCCAGGCTTCCAGAGAGGTCGAATTCACATTAAAAGCTCCGTTTACCCACATCTGAGACGCCGGCCGATAAACTGCGTTCTCAAAGCCTTGAGCAGAGGAATCGTCGACAATAATCTCGCCATAGCGCACCCCGTCCTGAACTTCGGAATCGATGAATTCCATTCGTGGGTTCAGAACCACGTCATCCAATGAGATCGATCCTCCGTTCAAGCCGTTAACGATGCCATCGCGTTCACTCTGATCATCTGGAATTCTCAAAGAGGAGAAGAAGAAACCATCCCAAAGGCGCTCGTTCACTCGATACGACCAATCGAAGAGCTTGAGACCGGAGACTCCTCCGTAATCTTCCACCTCGGTCGCGGAGAGCGGAATACGAAGAGATGCATAAGAGTTTCCGACAATATAGGAAGGATCGAATTGGTAGCGCCCAAGATTTGCGTGCTGCAACTGACCGAGCGATAGCAAGGGAGACCGGGGACGGTCGAAGAGGACAACCCGGAGATCTCCATCGCTCCCGATGCTGCTCCCCCAAAAACCTTGCTGCACCCCGTTGCTCGCCTGAATGGATTGAGGCGCGGCGCTGTTTCCGTTGATCACCCCACCCGAATAGGAAACCAAAAAAGGCCCTAGGTCAGAGGGGCTATCTCCGTCCCAATCGACGTCCCGATAAATCGCCCGAATATTCGTATCAAGGACGTTACGAATGTCATCATTTGCCACTGCATCATCTCCCTCATCGGCAGTGCGCAGGAAGAGAGAGATTGTTTGGAGACTATCCTGAGCAGAGGCAAATCCAAGCGAGGAAAAATAATTGTTGTAAGTAGCTAAAGGAGACGAGGCGCCGGGCTTCCAGAGATCCTGAGTTTGTTGGAAGGTTCGCTCCTTCGTCTTGGAATCGTAATAGAGTTTCATGGCTCCTGACTCCTCATAAGCTATGGAGATTGAAACGTCAGTCGTGTCTTTCTCCTGAACCGCTTTAGTGACTGCATCCCGTTCGCTCTGAGTCAGGCCCCATCTCGGATCGGAAGTGGGATCGTTGCCTGGGGCAATGTCTTCGAGAGAAACGGGTCCTCGTGTCGAAGCTACCGGCCCAAAGTTATCTCCATTGGGATAAGTGCCATTCAGCGGGAAACCCAATTCGCCGACTGAGTCCCAAGCTCGATCCAGCTTGTTGCTCTCGGCTTTGTCTCCCCTCTTCCCGTTGGGATCTAAATTTTCCTTTTTGCCATCTTTTGCTTCCGAAAAGCCGTCAAACGCCTGAAGCACGGTCTGACCGGGCCGGATGGTCGTACTGTCAAACTTCACGGAAAAATCGGCTCCGCTTCCCCTCGGGTAGACCTCAGCCTGATAGAACTCAACCGTCTCCGAGGAACCGTCCTCATAGCCAAAACTCAGTGTGATCTTTGGATTCAGCTGCCAAGAGAGCCCGGCATCCCCCAGTTCAATTCCCGTGTTGTAAGGATTGTAAATGCCAAAAACAGGAAGCAGCGTCAGGTAAAGAACTTCAGAGCCCCCGGAATAACGCTCGGATCGAACCCGCAAGCCATGGGAAAAACGAATCTGCGAAATCAAGGGGGTAATCCAGCTCGTGAACTGATAACCGTCATATTCTGGGATTTGCGCAGTCCGGTCCGCTTGATAAGGAAGGATATCCCCTGAATGTGGCGAGGACTGAAGGTAGCCCGATCTCTCTAAATAGGGTAAATACTTATACTGACGGGTGCCGTTGGTGGACTCCTCTTCCCGACTCAATCGGATCCGGTGGACCTGTTCCTGCCCATCAACGGCGTCACGATAATGCTGATAATAGTCTCGCAATACCGCCCAATTGGGAGCTCCGCTCACGATCACTGAATCTTCAGCGAAGAAATAAGGCTCTGGACTCCTCGGATTCGCCGCCTCGTTCTCCGCTTCCGTTTCACTGGAATAGCGCTGATTCGGAAAGTGCTCGTCGAACGAGGCGTCAATCTCGAAGGCTTGGGTCAGGTCGCGTCGCAGCCCGCCGTTTTTGGCATCGGTCAACAGACCTTTCGAAAAGGTCGTAAGATCCCGCTCGCGAGCCAAACGAAACTCCTCTTCGTCCGGAACAGAGGTATCAATCCAGTTCGTGAAATCAGAGCCGAGGATGGCCAGTCGATCCAGCTTGGGTTCGTTAATCGGATAATCTCCCAAACGGTCAAGCGTCTCGATCCCGTTCCGTTGAGGAACGAGGAAAGATTGGCGAACCTCCTCAAAATCACTGGACCCATCGTTCGGATCTCGCAGATTTACCAAAGCCTTTTCGTTCTCCCCACTGACGTAATAGGCATAGTGACCCTGTCTCTGCCCAGCAGCATCCTCCAGTGAGACTTTCTTGGCAGTTATCCCGGGGATTGAAAAGTTCTCAACCTCCGGCTCGAGCTGGATCGCATCTTCCCCCAAGTCGGACAACGGAGTGAGATAGTTTGGGTCGGTTGGCTTGAGCCCTTCATTTCCGCTGACGAGCCACCTTGCCGACTCCAGTCGAGCCTGGCTCGCGAGCGAACTCCAATTCGCAATATCCGAATCCCAAATCCCTTCCCAATGAGGATTTTCCATCGAAGTCTCCGAAACTCCACCCGTGCCTGTAAAAATATCGGCCCGAGCCGTCGCCCGCTGATCCGGACCCGCCAAACGCTGCAACTCACCGATGCCAATCATCACGCTCAGATAAGCGTTTTGCCGAGCCGAAACCTGCTGCCTCTTATCTTGAGCTGACGCCTGTTCCACACTCGTCAGACTCATGAGTGCGACGAGAATCAGAATGATGAACGCCATCAAGGCAAGAGCGATGATGAGAGCAAATCCGTGATCCTGGGCACCCGAGAATTGGGGTCTGGGCCAAAATCGCCGATCTACGGTGCTAGAACGATGTGGGGTCATGAGATCTGGGGGGCACCACCTTCCGGTGGAAAGAGTAGGAATGAGAACTATTTAGAGAATACTTCTAAAAATAAGTGAGTAAAATCGCGAATAGGTTAAGCTATTATCCTGAAAAATACTCAACAATCGTCGCGAGGACCGAGGACCTCTAGTCTTGCGGATGATAGTTTTCAGGAAACTCCGGCCACGTCATTGGCTTCTCGATGAGACTTCCCGTTTCGACCGCTCCTATGTCCGGCCCTTCGCCGACAAAATCATCATTAAAGTTCGGAATTCGTTCTCCTTGGTCAAATCCGGCAGTACCGGGACGGAGCCAGAGCCGTCCGTCGGTAGAGCGGTCGTAAACGGGGTCCGTGTGAATGCCATTCTCCTCCGCACCCGCCCGGACCATCAGCTGCCCAGTATAAAGGTCGTAGTCGTAATCATTGCTCGGAGTGAGCTGAGTATCCTTCACTGCCCAATCCGTTTCCTTCCGCATTTGAAAGATGTTGTTCCGGGAAGTGATGTTCTCCTGAAGCTTCTTGGGTGAGGTGAATACGATCCCAGACTGGGCTCCACTCGAGGGATCAGAAAACCCTTCGAAAGGCGGCGGTTGGAGCACCGTGTTGTGAAAAACAAAAATCTTTCCTTTCGTGAATTTCGGATTCTCATTTCCGATTTTCACCAAGTAGTGACCTCGATAGTCATTCGGATCGGTCCCGTGATGCTTCTGGGACACTCCATAGACATTTCGGAAATAGTAAACCGGTCCGAGCGATGTTGAGGCTGAACCAATTGCACCGTAAGTCGTGTCGATATAGTTATCCCAAACTCGGACATTCATATTCGCCCCTTCGATCTCCACACCATCGTCCCAACAATGTGAGACGAAATTTCCGTAGACATCGCTGTCCCGATTGGGAAATCCTCCATAACTCGAGTTCGAGAATTCTCCCATCGAATCGTTAAACATGTGCTCCATGTCAGAGTAGAACCGATTGTATCGGACGATGTAATGACCCTGCCCATGCCGCAGAGTAATCCCCTGCGGACCTTGCGGATGCCGACTGCCAGTGCCGGGACGTTTTTCCTGCCAGGAATTACTATCGCTCCGGGGATGATGGATTTCGTTGTTCTGAATGATAATGGATTCAAGCACCTTCGAATTGCTATAAATCGCCGAATTGATGTTCTCGGCCTGACCGTCTGGACCGGTCTTCCCCCA includes the following:
- a CDS encoding DUF4886 domain-containing protein — protein: MSSNASPDCSILFRLLRPFVKVSFRSSSAAVASVLLLAVLVSSVSAEGDDGKIRILGVGNSFTRNAMRFLPQIVASEPSVEADVAYAYIGGCPLDKHVKLAEAHEANPEDGKKYSYNMNGKTIQKNVSLKEMLQDGIWDYVTIQQVSTKSYKIETYYPYAEKLIDYIHQYAPDAEIVIHETWPHSIDSYRYTDWGLDPKEMYEKLHAAYTQVAEEYGLKLIPVGTAFQNAKESPVWDYEATDIDVKTLVYPEDKDNLPDQSKSLHNVFFWRKNKEGEWYVGNDGFHANQNGEYLGGLIWNEFFFGIDPTTVTFAPKGMTEEQKTSLQEIAKETVSEFVTVSAEVAAP
- a CDS encoding glycoside hydrolase family 2 protein yields the protein MKDKKRNSAKDAGYLQLNDRPSYSLDGKWGFFADNMGAFGLKRSRNVFEGLNPKLDNRAIEYDVDAFSEISVPGDWNTQEKEYLLFEGFGWYAKRVKLTAKELEAWQNEGRVFLRLDGVNYAVDVWWNGEPIGSAEMPFLPLSFEINPEKLKEENLLVIRVDARRLAHRIPSERYDWFNYGGLIRSVRLVSTPQTFIREASYHQTQILEMNRSGATVEGKCSLFIDGGEDLSECMLRIEIPEIGFFREKKVTKRGMRLKLKDLAVELWEPGSPRLYQAQVTLLKGGEVMDSIAQKIGFKQVEWEGTELRVNRKPFYLKGIALHEERLGAQGGKPRSPRDIRKLIDLAQETGCNFLRLAHYPYDEQWLEECDERGLLVWDEIPVYWEITYKDERTKRLIYDLAVRMVEGSRGHPCILCHALANETWDRPGRKSTMGQAFRAIKKMDPGIPSTAAFNAPYSGKAYDVESVDHSIYEFVDVVGLNEYGGWYSPPLQELPEANIVVGSKPLFVTEFGAAGPLGVSGKEDELWNLDSQKAIYEEQIALFGRCRELSGWTPWALKDFRSTLRANGFQKGWNRKGLVGPNGEKKPVFEVVTREFSQKETFPEKA